Below is a window of Ochotona princeps isolate mOchPri1 chromosome 19, mOchPri1.hap1, whole genome shotgun sequence DNA.
ATGGATTTTGTAGTGCCACAGGTTAAGTCATTGCTCAGAACATCTACAATCCCACATCAGAAGGCCTAGGATGCAGTCCTAAGTATATTTTTGATCTAGCTTTTGCTAAggtacaccctggaaggcaacaggctGTCAAGGACTTacgtccctgtcatccacatgagacATTCAATggacttcctgcctcctgcctcctgcatttGATATAGctgagccctagctgttgcagacagaGAATAAACGAGcaaatgggatctctctctctctttcaaataaataaaaacaaatttacaaaacTTAAATAACTAGGCCAGGCACTAAAGACAATGCtatttgatttcatttatatgaaatgttcaGCTGGCAAACTAATAGAGACAGTAACTGTTGGTGAGATCAGGATTCTAATACATGAAGCTGGTGCTGCATATagaattctttgaaaaatactAAAAGTTGATTAATTTTATACTTTAAAGAGGCGAGTGATATGATTTGGGAATTACATTTCAAAAAGcacttattaagaaaaaaaaaagaaaaatccaaggaGGTAAAGATGGTGGAGAGTGAACAAACATCAGAAAATCCAAAgtggagcccggcggcgtggcctagcggctaaagtcctcactttgaatgcactgggatcccatgtggatgctagttctaatcctggaagacctgcttcctatccagctccctgcctgtggcctgggaaaacagtcgaggacagcccaaagccttgagaccctgcacccgcgtgggagacctggaagaagttcctggctcctggcttcagatcggtgcagcaccagcagttgtagtcatgtggggagtgaatcactggacagaagatcttcctctctgtcactcctcctctctgtatatttgactttgcaataaaaataaataaatcttttaaaaaaatccaaagtgTATGTAAAAACCCAAGAGTCTATCAGTTCTACTAAGGCCTGTTTGTTTAGCTTTATGTTTGTAacttattttcaattaaaaatataggggccagtgtggtagcatagcacactaatcctctgccagtgGCGCCGGAATTCCACacagacaccagttcatgtcctagatgctctacttctcatccagcttcttgcttatgatctaggaaagcagtagaggatgttccaaggccttgagcccctgcactcatgtggaagacccagaagaagctctaggcttatggcttcagattgacacagctccagcaactgtggccatctggggagcaaagtggaagaaagattctctctctctctctctctctctctctctttctctctctcaatatgcctttcaaataaaaataaacaaacttttagaaaaataatggtgggcctagtgtgatggctcaattggctaatcctccccttgtaagcacTGGATCCAACATGGGtgttagttcatgtcccatctgctccactttccatccagctccctgtttgtggcctgggaaagcagtcgaggacggcccaaagccttgggaccctgcacccacatgggagatccagaagttcctgggtttggataggCTCAaatctgaccattgcagccacttggggagtgaaccagtggatgaagatctttctctctgtatctcctactttctgtaaatctacctttccaacaaaaaaaattttttaaatcatgtttatCTGTGGGCATAATTCAAAGATACAAATTTAAGTGTAGCGCATGGGATTTGGCTTGCGTGCAAAGTGAAGAAGCGATGTTGACATCTCCCTTTGGGTGAATATACAGGAGGGATGAGTTAGAACTTTCACTCAGTGTTCTTTTCACTTCTGGCTGCGAGGAATGTTACTgaacaagcaacactgcacgccACCTCCGGTGGACCAAGCTTCGTGGAACAAGAGAGGAGACACTTGTGTTTCTGAAAAGTTTTATTCAGTGAATCTACACAGTCACAAACATACATTCCTCTCAAGACTGTAAAAGTCTTTTCCTCtaaataagttttatttaaaaagaaaactgtggTAACACAATCTATTTTTCAATCATTTGCATAAATAAAGGAAATTCAGGTTATGTATAGTTATCTCTACACAGGTCACTAATGCATATACTAAGAATGCACTTGGCTTGGTAAATAGTTTCTAAAATCCTACagcttttaaattgtttttatttgaaaataagctatTCCCCTCATTCCCATTTTCTCAGTCTTCCCCACTTCTCTTCAAGGGTTGCTGCTCTGGAACATGCTGGCGATCTCCTTGAaagcttcttcctctctctgccagaGGCCAGAGAAATCAATCAAGAGGAGATACGGCTAGAACAAGTCAGTCTCTTACGGTCCTGTCtccagcttcagatcggttccTTCCCACTCTTCTTCTCTGGTCAGATTACGGAGTGCATCATTTTGTGCCCTTGGCGTCATGATCATACATCCTCATTGTTTGAGTATACACAGAAATGTAAAAGTTCCCGTTTGGGATTGGTAGCATAAACCTACATTTCCAACTTCCTCAAATGCCTTTAACCTAGCTGTATGATTATAGATTAATGGAGTGTGGGTCCCGGACCAGACAATGTTAGAGTTTGATTTGTTCAGACCATTGGTTAAAGTGACTCATTATCACCCCATGCAGCTGTCTGCCTCCTATggaggaggccctgcttccccctTGCTAAGCCAGAGCATGGTCAAACTGCCCTTTCTCCAGGCCTTCAAGGCCATCAGCCCAGGTAGAAGTTGGCATGCTCCGATACGGGTCCAGCAGAATCCGGAAGCACCGGACGATGAGGATGCccaagaaaataaacaataaagcCACAAAAACGAAAGTTGTCTTCTGCTCCAGGGACATGCTAGAATCTGTTGACATGTTGCCAAGAGGCACCAGGGGTGAAGGGTCAGATGGCTCGCCATCCATGGTGCAGGGAGACCAGAGCACTGGGTTGCCTGGTTGCCTTTTCTTCCATCATCAGCCCGCTGAGATCATGGTGGCACAGCACCCTGCAGAGGCCAGGTGATCTTCAGGGAGAAAGAGAACGACAATGAGTGACCATCAGGCAGCCATGGTGTTTTGTTGGCTCAGAGTACTATTGTTCCGAGAGAATCCCATAACCACAGATGCTTAATTATATGTAACTGTGGAGAAGAATATTTTCCTCTTGCACAAAACTATCAGCATGCTCTCAGGACGGCCACCTGGGGCTAGGAGGAGTGGGCAGGTGTGCAACTATCACAGAGTAGATGAGAGATGTGTAAGGTAATGCTGATCTCAAGATGTACTGCCAAGTGGACACCAAAacccagcctcctcctgccagGTCCCTTCTGGTTTCCCTCTAGCCAGAGTACTCCTTATTAATGTatgtatctgtttgaa
It encodes the following:
- the CTXN3 gene encoding cortexin-3, which gives rise to MDGEPSDPSPLVPLGNMSTDSSMSLEQKTTFVFVALLFIFLGILIVRCFRILLDPYRSMPTSTWADGLEGLEKGQFDHALA